The following coding sequences are from one Devosia neptuniae window:
- a CDS encoding DUF1737 domain-containing protein: protein MAYRLALWQKKINLGRMGRPHTGVAMLIYRFLSGEDDSSFCHKVTKALSEGWELHGSPTYAYDAVAKKMKAGQAVTRVARDQPYDPDKKLVDY, encoded by the coding sequence ATGGCATATCGCTTAGCTCTGTGGCAGAAGAAGATCAACCTGGGGCGCATGGGGCGCCCGCATACCGGGGTTGCAATGCTGATCTACCGCTTTTTATCTGGGGAAGACGATTCCTCGTTTTGCCACAAGGTCACCAAGGCCCTGAGCGAGGGCTGGGAACTGCATGGCTCGCCCACCTATGCCTATGACGCCGTCGCCAAAAAGATGAAGGCCGGCCAGGCCGTCACCCGCGTGGCGAGGGACCAACCCTATGATCCGGACAAGAAGCTTGTCGATTATTGA
- a CDS encoding glyoxalase superfamily protein — MWAFEPGYGFEDATLQHISTVPILRSFDEAKAREFYLDWLGFSVDWEHRFEPNLPLYMQVSRDGVVLHLSEHHGDATPGSHVRVEVSGLAAFHAELTGKRYKNNRPGLESPPWGGLEMTVTDPCGNRITFAQGEC; from the coding sequence ATGTGGGCGTTCGAGCCGGGATACGGTTTTGAGGATGCTACCTTGCAGCACATAAGCACTGTGCCGATCCTGCGCAGTTTCGACGAGGCCAAGGCGCGCGAATTCTATCTCGATTGGCTGGGGTTCAGCGTGGATTGGGAGCATCGCTTCGAGCCCAATCTGCCGCTTTACATGCAGGTCTCACGTGATGGGGTTGTGCTGCATCTTTCCGAGCATCATGGCGATGCAACGCCGGGCAGTCACGTGCGGGTCGAGGTCAGCGGGCTGGCCGCGTTTCATGCCGAGCTGACGGGCAAGCGGTACAAGAATAATCGCCCGGGGCTGGAGTCGCCGCCTTGGGGTGGGCTGGAGATGACGGTGACCGATCCGTGCGGCAACAGGATTACGTTTGCGCAGGGGGAGTGCTAG
- a CDS encoding carbonic anhydrase, translating into MHSFPDHLLKGHANFMAGRYAREKDRIRDLAAEGQNPTTMIIACCDSRAAPEMIFDAGPGELFVLRNVANLVPTYQPDGGQHGTSAAIEFAVKALNIANVVVMGHGRCGGIKAALNPDSKPLDSGDFIGKWMSMLGGLPDQIVQNELMTPAERQTALERISIRNSIRNLRTFPYVAALEAEGKIAVHGAWFDISTGELWIMNSSGDFIRPDF; encoded by the coding sequence ATGCACAGCTTTCCAGACCACCTGCTCAAGGGCCACGCCAATTTCATGGCCGGCCGCTATGCCCGCGAAAAGGACCGGATCCGCGATCTGGCCGCCGAGGGGCAGAACCCCACAACCATGATCATTGCCTGCTGCGATAGCCGCGCGGCGCCCGAAATGATCTTCGATGCCGGACCGGGCGAATTGTTCGTGCTGCGCAACGTGGCCAATCTGGTGCCCACCTATCAGCCCGATGGCGGCCAGCACGGCACCTCGGCGGCTATCGAATTTGCTGTCAAGGCGCTCAACATCGCCAATGTCGTGGTAATGGGCCATGGCCGCTGCGGCGGCATCAAGGCGGCGCTCAACCCCGACAGCAAGCCGCTCGATTCCGGCGACTTCATCGGCAAGTGGATGAGCATGCTGGGCGGCCTGCCCGACCAGATCGTGCAGAACGAGCTGATGACCCCGGCCGAACGGCAGACCGCGCTGGAGCGGATTTCGATCCGCAACTCGATCCGCAACCTGCGCACCTTTCCCTATGTGGCCGCGCTCGAGGCCGAGGGGAAAATCGCCGTACATGGCGCCTGGTTCGATATTTCGACGGGCGAGCTTTGGATCATGAACTCGAGCGGCGATTTTATCCGCCCCGATTTTTGA
- a CDS encoding DUF899 domain-containing protein, producing MHHMVVSHDAWLAARKDFLKAEKELTHLRDRLARERLALPWERINQDYVFDTLAGPRSLAELFEGRSQLLLQHFMFAPGWTQGCPSCSFMADHTDGMNLHLANHDVTMVAVSRAPLADIERYRQRMGWQFTWVSSFGSTFNYDFRVSFTPEEVASGHIDYNFGQWQETGEEWPGVTAFYKDEDGQVFRTYSTFGRGVEVMMGTYAMLDLMPKGRNETEGMDWLRRHDRYQ from the coding sequence ATGCACCACATGGTTGTTTCACACGATGCCTGGCTCGCCGCCCGCAAGGACTTTCTCAAGGCCGAGAAGGAGCTGACCCATTTACGCGACAGGCTCGCGCGGGAGCGGCTGGCTCTGCCCTGGGAGCGCATAAACCAGGACTATGTGTTCGACACATTGGCTGGTCCGCGCAGCCTGGCCGAGCTATTCGAGGGGCGCTCGCAATTGCTGCTGCAGCATTTCATGTTTGCGCCGGGCTGGACGCAAGGCTGCCCGAGCTGCTCCTTCATGGCCGACCATACCGATGGCATGAACCTGCATCTGGCCAATCACGACGTCACCATGGTCGCCGTCTCGCGCGCCCCACTGGCCGATATCGAGCGCTATCGCCAGCGTATGGGCTGGCAGTTCACCTGGGTGTCCTCATTTGGCAGCACGTTCAATTACGATTTCCGGGTGAGCTTCACGCCGGAGGAAGTTGCCAGCGGCCATATCGACTACAATTTCGGGCAATGGCAGGAAACCGGCGAGGAATGGCCGGGTGTCACGGCCTTTTACAAGGACGAGGACGGGCAGGTGTTTCGCACCTATTCCACCTTCGGCCGCGGTGTGGAGGTAATGATGGGCACCTATGCCATGCTCGATCTCATGCCCAAGGGCCGCAATGAAACCGAGGGCATGGACTGGCTGCGCCGCCACGATCGTTATCAATAG
- the sdhC gene encoding succinate dehydrogenase, cytochrome b556 subunit translates to MTVRSRPTSPHLQIYRWTITMAMSIAHRATGIANYVGSALLVLWLAAAAIGPEPLNVVNAVYGSWFGQLVLFGYSWSLFHHMLGGLRHFVWDFIEMMEPGQREAIAWANLVASIVLTLLVWTVFVWVH, encoded by the coding sequence ATGACGGTTCGCTCCCGCCCCACTTCTCCGCATCTGCAAATCTATCGCTGGACCATCACCATGGCCATGTCGATCGCGCATCGCGCGACGGGCATTGCCAATTATGTGGGCTCGGCCCTGCTGGTGCTGTGGCTGGCCGCCGCCGCCATCGGGCCCGAACCGCTCAATGTGGTCAATGCCGTCTATGGCAGCTGGTTCGGCCAATTGGTGCTGTTTGGCTATTCCTGGTCGCTGTTCCACCACATGCTGGGCGGCCTGCGCCACTTCGTCTGGGATTTCATCGAGATGATGGAGCCGGGCCAGCGCGAAGCCATCGCCTGGGCCAATCTGGTGGCCTCCATCGTGCTGACGCTGCTGGTCTGGACCGTTTTTGTGTGGGTGCATTGA
- a CDS encoding BaiN/RdsA family NAD(P)/FAD-dependent oxidoreductase, whose protein sequence is MHYDVIVLGAGAAGMMAAIEAGKRGRKVLLVDHAAHAGDKIRISGGGRCNFTNINATIERGRDRFLSDNPRFALSALSRYTPDMFIALVQRYGIAFHEKTLGQLFCDGPATQINTMLLGEMRLAGVTLWLKTAIERVSKTETGFEVLFTNTSATAESLIVATGGKSIPKMGATGFGYQLATQFGLRLTETRPGLVPLTFETGALEKLTPLAGIATDAMVKHGKTAFEEALLFTHRGLSGPAILQISSYWREGDAIEVDLLPGRDAGEVLRAARKEMPKVQVQTVIGNLLPKKLAQLLGDELDMPGMFGDFSDKKLAVIEAKLKNWTLKPVGSEGYRTAEVTLGGVDTRDLDAKTMAARSVPGLYFVGEVVDVTGWLGGYNFQWAWASGWAAGQAA, encoded by the coding sequence ATGCATTACGACGTGATCGTCCTCGGCGCCGGGGCCGCTGGTATGATGGCCGCCATCGAAGCGGGCAAGCGCGGCCGCAAGGTGCTGCTGGTGGATCACGCCGCCCATGCTGGCGACAAGATCCGCATTTCGGGCGGCGGGCGCTGCAATTTCACCAATATCAATGCCACGATCGAGCGCGGCCGCGATCGCTTCCTGAGCGACAATCCACGCTTCGCGCTGTCGGCGCTGTCGCGCTACACGCCCGACATGTTCATCGCCCTGGTGCAGCGCTACGGCATCGCCTTTCACGAAAAGACCTTGGGCCAATTGTTCTGCGATGGCCCCGCCACCCAGATCAACACCATGCTGCTGGGCGAAATGCGGCTGGCTGGGGTGACGCTCTGGCTCAAGACGGCAATCGAGCGGGTGAGCAAGACCGAAACCGGTTTTGAAGTGCTGTTCACCAATACCTCAGCCACAGCCGAAAGCCTGATCGTCGCCACCGGCGGCAAATCCATTCCCAAAATGGGTGCTACCGGCTTTGGCTATCAACTGGCCACCCAGTTCGGCCTGCGTCTCACCGAGACGCGCCCGGGCCTCGTGCCGCTGACCTTTGAAACCGGGGCGCTGGAAAAGCTCACGCCGCTTGCCGGCATTGCCACCGACGCCATGGTCAAGCACGGCAAGACCGCGTTCGAGGAAGCTCTGCTCTTCACCCATCGGGGCCTGTCGGGCCCGGCCATCCTGCAGATTTCCTCCTATTGGCGCGAAGGCGACGCCATTGAAGTCGACCTGCTGCCCGGTCGCGATGCCGGCGAAGTGCTGCGCGCCGCCCGCAAGGAAATGCCCAAGGTTCAGGTACAGACGGTGATCGGCAATCTGCTGCCCAAAAAGCTCGCGCAATTGCTGGGCGATGAGCTCGACATGCCCGGCATGTTCGGCGATTTCTCGGACAAGAAGCTGGCCGTGATCGAAGCCAAGCTCAAGAACTGGACGCTCAAGCCCGTCGGTTCGGAAGGCTATCGCACCGCCGAAGTGACGCTAGGCGGCGTCGACACGCGCGACCTCGACGCCAAGACCATGGCGGCCCGCTCCGTGCCCGGCCTCTACTTCGTCGGCGAAGTGGTCGATGTCACCGGCTGGCTCGGCGGCTATAATTTCCAATGGGCCTGGGCCTCCGGCTGGGCTGCCGGGCAGGCGGCTTAG
- a CDS encoding EamA family transporter, with product MSPRDLILALGVVIVWGLNFVAIKWGVDEVPPFMMTALRYLGCALPAVFFIRRPQVSWRMLILYGFTVGVLQFSFLFTAMRLGMPAGLASLVMQMQVFFTMALAVLFLGERPGLFQLGGALIALLGLATIGAEHLGGAVLMPLVMTLVAAMFWAMSNIVTKRAGKVDMLGFVVWGSLVPPIPMLALSLIFEGPGAYASLLAMTPRGIGSVLFIAYGSTLFGYGLWAVLLGRYPASVVAPFSLLVPVVGFAAAMIILGEAVTVPEILGSLLIFVGLVLNVLGPKALARWRSAGGV from the coding sequence ATGTCCCCGCGTGACCTCATCCTAGCCCTTGGCGTCGTCATTGTGTGGGGCCTCAATTTCGTCGCCATCAAATGGGGCGTGGACGAAGTCCCGCCCTTTATGATGACAGCCCTGCGTTATCTCGGCTGCGCGCTCCCGGCCGTGTTTTTCATCCGCCGGCCCCAGGTCAGCTGGCGCATGCTGATCCTCTACGGCTTTACCGTGGGCGTGCTGCAATTCAGCTTCCTCTTCACCGCCATGCGGCTGGGCATGCCGGCAGGGCTGGCGAGTCTGGTCATGCAGATGCAGGTGTTTTTCACCATGGCTTTGGCCGTCTTGTTCCTGGGCGAGCGGCCGGGCCTGTTCCAGCTTGGCGGGGCGTTGATCGCCCTCCTGGGACTCGCCACCATCGGGGCCGAGCATCTGGGCGGCGCGGTGCTTATGCCGCTGGTCATGACGCTGGTGGCGGCCATGTTCTGGGCCATGTCCAATATCGTCACCAAGCGCGCCGGCAAGGTCGACATGCTGGGCTTCGTAGTCTGGGGCAGCCTGGTGCCGCCTATCCCCATGTTGGCACTGTCGCTGATCTTCGAAGGGCCGGGCGCCTATGCTTCGCTCCTCGCCATGACACCCCGCGGTATCGGTTCGGTCCTCTTCATCGCCTATGGCTCGACGCTGTTCGGCTATGGGCTATGGGCAGTGTTGCTGGGGCGTTATCCGGCCAGCGTGGTCGCGCCATTCTCGCTGCTGGTGCCGGTGGTGGGCTTTGCGGCCGCCATGATCATTCTGGGTGAAGCGGTCACCGTGCCGGAGATTCTGGGCAGCCTTTTGATCTTTGTCGGGCTGGTGCTCAATGTGCTGGGGCCAAAAGCCCTGGCGCGGTGGCGGTCGGCGGGCGGCGTATAA
- a CDS encoding alpha/beta fold hydrolase, with protein sequence MTTFVLVHGAWAGAWGWDKVAERLRGAGHRVHVPTLSGLGERSHLAAYPITLTDHVNDVVNEMIWHDLTEVVLVGHSYGGIVITGVAERAADRIASIVYLDAFIPADGQSFEDFFGEKFTGPLTPVPDGGEDDYATKAEGARVVALSTPQPTGTFTERLKVTGAYLNIARKTYILATGWDGFGGIAAPLRNDPAWSVHELPCGHDVPLLLPVELAELLEQA encoded by the coding sequence ATGACGACATTCGTGCTGGTACATGGAGCATGGGCGGGTGCTTGGGGTTGGGACAAGGTAGCCGAGCGGCTGCGCGGGGCCGGCCATCGCGTGCATGTGCCGACGCTGAGCGGGCTGGGGGAACGCTCCCATCTGGCGGCCTATCCAATCACGCTGACCGACCATGTGAACGACGTCGTCAACGAGATGATCTGGCACGATCTGACCGAGGTGGTGCTGGTGGGGCATTCCTATGGCGGCATCGTCATCACCGGGGTGGCGGAGCGAGCTGCCGATCGCATTGCCTCAATCGTCTATCTCGACGCCTTCATCCCTGCCGACGGCCAATCCTTCGAGGACTTCTTTGGCGAGAAATTCACCGGCCCGCTGACCCCCGTGCCCGATGGCGGTGAAGATGACTATGCGACCAAGGCCGAAGGGGCCCGGGTTGTTGCCCTCAGCACACCGCAGCCGACCGGCACCTTTACCGAACGGCTCAAGGTCACTGGCGCCTATCTGAACATTGCCCGCAAAACCTATATCCTGGCCACCGGCTGGGACGGCTTCGGCGGTATCGCCGCGCCGCTGCGGAACGATCCGGCCTGGAGCGTGCACGAACTGCCCTGCGGCCACGACGTGCCGTTGCTGCTGCCGGTCGAACTGGCGGAATTGCTGGAACAGGCGTGA
- a CDS encoding EF-hand domain-containing protein has translation MRKIVLGFAILSLSAGAALAQTPTNFTDVDTDGSGELSLSELQVVWPDLTEAEFTGADIDASGGISASELAGLQPAAVPADPGAPAAPAAPADPVDTPDSLVQ, from the coding sequence ATGCGCAAGATTGTTCTTGGCTTTGCCATTCTGAGCCTATCGGCCGGCGCCGCCCTGGCGCAGACCCCCACCAATTTCACCGATGTCGACACCGATGGCAGCGGCGAGCTGTCGCTGAGCGAATTGCAGGTGGTTTGGCCCGACCTGACCGAAGCCGAATTCACCGGCGCCGATATCGATGCCAGCGGCGGCATTTCCGCCAGCGAACTGGCCGGGCTGCAGCCTGCCGCCGTGCCCGCTGATCCGGGTGCGCCCGCAGCGCCTGCTGCGCCCGCCGACCCGGTGGACACGCCCGATTCTTTGGTGCAGTAA
- a CDS encoding acyloxyacyl hydrolase → MAIIWRAMMALGLVLLTIGSAQAQFDILPEIRGGIFSRGVGDADSSGLFDTERIEDANVELLFAVPALSPALVPAEIRPHLGATFNMDGKESMLYGGLSLTFRLPLLPVFAEASLGGALQSGSMLAEGVPQRFGCAALLRASGSVGVDVLPGASLMLTAEHYTDGGMCGDSEALTNVGVRAGIRF, encoded by the coding sequence ATGGCGATAATCTGGCGGGCAATGATGGCTTTGGGCCTGGTGCTGCTCACCATAGGCAGCGCGCAGGCCCAGTTCGATATCCTGCCCGAAATCCGCGGCGGCATTTTTTCCCGCGGCGTGGGCGATGCCGATAGTTCCGGCCTGTTCGATACCGAGCGCATCGAAGACGCCAATGTGGAATTGCTGTTTGCCGTACCGGCACTGAGCCCGGCTTTGGTGCCGGCCGAAATCCGCCCGCATCTGGGCGCCACCTTCAACATGGATGGCAAGGAAAGCATGCTCTATGGCGGGCTGAGCCTCACCTTCCGGCTGCCCCTATTGCCGGTTTTTGCTGAGGCGAGCCTGGGCGGAGCGCTGCAGAGCGGCTCCATGCTGGCCGAGGGAGTGCCGCAACGCTTTGGCTGCGCGGCTTTGTTGCGCGCCTCGGGCAGCGTGGGTGTCGATGTGCTGCCGGGCGCCTCGCTCATGCTGACGGCCGAGCATTATACCGATGGCGGGATGTGCGGGGACAGCGAGGCTCTGACCAATGTGGGCGTTCGAGCCGGGATACGGTTTTGA
- a CDS encoding NUDIX domain-containing protein — MSDKIIIESVTKLAHNWGRFDDYQVNHPRRDGGSQTVRREVYDHGSAAAVLLHAPEADTIILTRQFRLPPHLNGDTAWMIEVPAGMLDGESAAVAAHREAVEETGYEPADLQFMFNAYMSPGSLTEKCACFLARYTPGAPLHAGGGLEHEGEDIEVFEIGFAEALAMIGTGEIIDAKTIMLLQALALQQMRDGS, encoded by the coding sequence TTGAGCGACAAGATCATTATCGAGAGCGTCACCAAGCTGGCCCATAATTGGGGCCGGTTCGACGATTATCAGGTCAATCATCCGCGCCGTGACGGCGGAAGCCAGACGGTGCGCCGCGAAGTCTATGACCATGGCAGCGCCGCCGCCGTGCTGCTGCATGCGCCCGAAGCCGACACGATCATCCTCACCCGCCAGTTCCGCCTGCCGCCGCATCTGAATGGCGATACCGCCTGGATGATCGAAGTGCCCGCCGGCATGCTGGATGGGGAAAGTGCCGCTGTCGCTGCTCATCGGGAGGCCGTCGAGGAAACCGGCTATGAGCCGGCCGACCTGCAATTCATGTTCAACGCCTATATGAGCCCAGGCTCATTGACGGAAAAATGCGCCTGCTTCCTGGCGCGCTACACGCCCGGCGCTCCCCTCCATGCCGGGGGCGGGCTGGAACATGAAGGCGAGGATATCGAAGTGTTCGAAATCGGCTTTGCCGAGGCTCTGGCGATGATCGGAACCGGCGAGATCATCGACGCCAAGACCATCATGCTGCTGCAGGCGCTGGCGCTGCAACAGATGCGGGACGGCAGTTGA
- a CDS encoding winged helix-turn-helix transcriptional regulator — MMQTSFRSGCPINLGLEVFGDKWTLLIIRDMMFAGKRHFREFLASDEAISSNILSDRLAMLVEAGIVTRAGDPSHKLKAIYSLTAKGIDLLPIIAQISRWSRSYMPVDPVLAATGEARDKGGPGAIDAQMAELRRVHLGES; from the coding sequence ATGATGCAAACTTCTTTCCGTTCCGGCTGCCCGATCAATCTGGGCCTCGAAGTGTTCGGCGACAAATGGACCCTGCTGATCATTCGCGACATGATGTTTGCCGGCAAACGCCATTTCCGCGAATTCCTGGCCTCGGACGAAGCCATATCCAGCAATATCCTGTCCGACCGCCTGGCCATGCTGGTGGAGGCCGGCATCGTGACCCGCGCGGGCGACCCCAGCCACAAGCTCAAGGCGATCTATTCGCTAACCGCAAAGGGCATCGACCTGCTGCCGATCATCGCCCAGATCAGCCGCTGGAGCCGCAGCTATATGCCGGTTGACCCAGTGCTCGCCGCTACCGGCGAGGCGCGCGACAAGGGCGGACCCGGTGCCATTGACGCGCAGATGGCGGAGCTGCGCCGGGTGCATCTGGGTGAGAGTTAG
- a CDS encoding EamA family transporter, whose translation MPIRHVGLALLVVVIWGFNFVVIKLSVDALPPLLAAALRFLFAAFPLVFFVKPPKAPWPIVVGFGLSFGFALYAFLNLSIAWGMSAGLSSLVLQVQAFFTMGLAFLLLGERPSRFQIMGAAVAFGGIAVIATERLGATSLLPLGMTLLAALAWGLANVLTKKAGKINALSFTVWGALAAPLPLLALSLLVEGPQTVLTALRGFSWQDAGLIAFLAYPATLLGGAIWSWLLGRHKASVVAPFTLLVPITGMLSGYLVLGEVITPIEIGGAGLVILGLVITLLRGRPSEPAVRLD comes from the coding sequence ATGCCGATCCGCCATGTCGGGCTGGCGCTGCTGGTCGTGGTCATCTGGGGCTTTAATTTCGTCGTCATCAAGCTCAGCGTCGATGCACTGCCACCCTTGCTGGCGGCGGCGTTGCGCTTCCTGTTCGCGGCCTTTCCGCTGGTGTTCTTCGTCAAGCCGCCCAAGGCGCCGTGGCCCATTGTGGTGGGGTTCGGGCTCAGCTTCGGCTTTGCGCTGTATGCCTTTTTGAACCTGTCCATTGCCTGGGGCATGTCGGCGGGGCTGAGTTCGCTGGTGCTGCAGGTGCAGGCGTTTTTCACCATGGGCCTCGCCTTTTTGCTATTGGGCGAGCGGCCGAGCCGGTTCCAGATCATGGGGGCGGCGGTGGCCTTTGGCGGCATTGCGGTGATCGCCACCGAACGGCTGGGCGCCACTTCGCTCTTGCCGCTGGGCATGACGCTGCTGGCGGCTCTGGCCTGGGGCCTGGCCAATGTGCTGACCAAGAAGGCGGGCAAGATCAATGCCTTGTCCTTCACCGTCTGGGGTGCGCTGGCCGCGCCGCTGCCGCTCTTGGCGCTGTCATTGCTGGTCGAGGGGCCACAAACCGTGCTCACCGCCTTGCGCGGGTTCAGCTGGCAGGATGCGGGGCTGATCGCCTTTCTCGCCTATCCGGCGACGCTGTTGGGCGGGGCGATCTGGAGTTGGCTCTTGGGCCGGCACAAGGCGTCGGTCGTGGCGCCCTTTACCCTCCTGGTGCCGATCACCGGCATGCTGTCGGGCTATCTGGTGCTGGGCGAGGTGATCACCCCGATCGAGATTGGCGGGGCCGGGCTGGTCATTCTGGGCCTTGTCATCACGCTGCTGCGTGGCCGGCCGAGTGAGCCGGCTGTGCGGCTCGACTGA
- the sdhD gene encoding succinate dehydrogenase, hydrophobic membrane anchor protein encodes MREQVITRDIIADPKTKYGDAKASTRHFITQRVTGAINVLFIGLLVFIVVRLAGQDRADMVAVIGNGFVGIPFAVLLAVVTVHMRNGMRDTLEDYLAGATYRLAMLLNTLFCLAVGLIGVISILKLVFWG; translated from the coding sequence ATGCGTGAACAAGTGATCACCAGGGACATCATCGCCGATCCCAAGACCAAATATGGCGACGCCAAAGCCTCGACCCGCCATTTCATCACCCAGCGGGTGACCGGCGCGATCAATGTGCTGTTCATCGGCTTGCTGGTGTTCATCGTGGTGCGCCTGGCCGGGCAGGATCGGGCCGACATGGTAGCCGTGATCGGCAATGGCTTTGTCGGCATTCCCTTTGCCGTGCTGCTGGCCGTGGTCACCGTGCATATGCGCAATGGCATGCGCGATACGCTGGAAGATTATCTGGCGGGTGCCACCTATCGGCTGGCCATGCTGCTCAATACGCTGTTCTGCCTCGCCGTGGGTCTGATCGGCGTGATTTCCATTCTCAAGCTCGTCTTCTGGGGTTAG
- a CDS encoding EF-hand domain-containing protein, whose product MKKLILSVAVVLGLSGAAFAQDAVAPDFATLDTDASGGISLTELQVAMPGVTAEQFAAADTDGNGELSAEEFAAATTPAPVPAPAM is encoded by the coding sequence ATGAAGAAGCTCATCCTGTCCGTCGCTGTCGTTCTGGGCCTGTCCGGCGCCGCTTTCGCGCAAGACGCAGTTGCCCCCGATTTCGCGACCCTGGATACCGACGCCAGTGGCGGCATCTCGCTGACCGAGCTGCAGGTGGCCATGCCCGGCGTCACCGCCGAGCAATTTGCCGCCGCCGATACTGATGGCAATGGCGAGCTGAGCGCCGAGGAATTCGCCGCGGCGACGACGCCGGCCCCGGTTCCAGCGCCCGCAATGTAA
- a CDS encoding aspartate-semialdehyde dehydrogenase, whose product MGYRVAVVGATGNVGREVLNILAERKFPADEVIALASSRSIGREISYGDKILKAKNLEDFDFTGVDFAIMSAGGTISKEWAQRIAAKGAIVIDNSSYWRYHSDVPLVVPEVNAHVLDAFMANPNRTNIIANPNCSTAQLVVALKPLHDFAKIKRIVVSTYQSVSGAGKDGVDELWNQTKGIFVNDSATPGKFPKQIAFNVIPHIDVFMEDGYTKEEWKVLAETKKILDPKIKVTCTAVRVPVFVGHSEAVNIEFENPISADEARDILREAPGISVLDKREPGGYATPVEVVGEYDTYVSRIREDNTIENGLNIWIVSDNLRKGAALNTIQIAETLIERGLLAKKAA is encoded by the coding sequence ATGGGTTATCGCGTCGCTGTCGTCGGTGCCACTGGTAATGTGGGCCGGGAAGTTCTCAATATTCTGGCCGAACGCAAGTTCCCCGCCGACGAGGTTATCGCGCTGGCGTCCTCGCGCTCGATCGGGCGGGAAATTTCCTATGGCGACAAGATTTTGAAGGCCAAGAATCTCGAGGACTTCGATTTCACCGGCGTCGATTTCGCCATCATGTCGGCCGGCGGCACCATTTCCAAGGAATGGGCGCAGCGCATCGCCGCCAAGGGCGCCATCGTGATCGATAATTCGAGCTATTGGCGCTATCATTCCGATGTGCCGCTGGTGGTGCCGGAAGTGAACGCCCATGTGCTGGACGCCTTCATGGCCAATCCCAACCGCACCAATATCATCGCTAATCCGAACTGCTCGACGGCCCAGCTGGTCGTGGCGCTCAAGCCCCTGCATGACTTCGCCAAGATCAAGCGCATCGTCGTCTCGACCTATCAGTCGGTGTCCGGCGCGGGCAAGGATGGGGTGGATGAGCTGTGGAACCAGACCAAGGGCATTTTCGTCAACGATAGCGCCACGCCCGGCAAGTTCCCCAAGCAGATCGCCTTCAACGTCATCCCGCATATCGATGTGTTCATGGAAGACGGCTACACCAAGGAAGAGTGGAAGGTGCTGGCCGAAACCAAGAAGATCCTCGATCCCAAGATCAAGGTGACCTGCACCGCCGTGCGCGTGCCGGTGTTTGTCGGGCATTCCGAAGCGGTCAATATCGAATTCGAGAACCCGATTTCGGCTGACGAAGCCCGCGATATCCTGCGCGAAGCGCCGGGCATTTCGGTGCTCGACAAGCGCGAGCCGGGTGGCTACGCGACTCCGGTGGAAGTGGTGGGCGAATATGACACCTATGTCTCCCGCATCCGCGAAGACAACACGATCGAGAATGGCCTCAATATCTGGATCGTGAGCGACAATCTGCGCAAGGGCGCAGCGCTGAATACAATCCAGATCGCCGAAACGCTGATCGAGCGTGGCCTCTTGGCCAAGAAGGCGGCTTAG